In Desulfosoma caldarium, the following are encoded in one genomic region:
- a CDS encoding GGDEF domain-containing protein: MPAMTGSEGNGSAPQRIEALREQVQRIRSQKNDLMKEIVDLQHQNQHMSEMFKRSLLLFISMLKPLVDIKTAEALDTLKERLVSNPDWNSLERDIQQIKTRSLREACEAVHSGDGGGSHTPVINATPTTPPLPDFLTAHRLVLDSLRGDFGDAYRKKWETVSGFLDGCQSFTDLLAGSRQLADLARHFHESFMVERSRVARFFSEIGQDLVEMETMLHVTVRHSREAREANEAFTTTLDGQMQEMRDSVTLTRTLEELKSVVELKLATIKKFLKEKREQDEALHREAGQNTEAMQQALKKMKHEVSTMQERTRMLEQQVLRDPLTGIHNRRAFDTRFEEEFHRFQRYGQVFSLLVIDVDRFKHVNDVYGHTTGDQCLKEITRRMAGTLRKSDFLARYGGEEFVVLLPGIPKERALNVAEKLRSCVEKTRFLYQGKRIPLTISVGVAQTQPNDDAPQRLFERADAALYAAKKQGRNRVVMTDGTSDGQAP, translated from the coding sequence ATGCCCGCTATGACTGGTTCTGAAGGCAACGGATCAGCCCCGCAACGCATCGAAGCCTTGCGGGAACAGGTTCAGCGCATTCGAAGCCAGAAAAACGATCTCATGAAGGAGATCGTCGATCTTCAGCATCAAAACCAGCACATGTCGGAGATGTTCAAACGCTCTCTGCTCCTTTTCATATCCATGCTCAAGCCACTAGTGGACATCAAGACCGCGGAAGCTCTTGATACGCTCAAGGAACGACTCGTCTCCAACCCAGACTGGAACTCCCTTGAGCGCGACATTCAACAGATCAAGACACGGTCGCTGCGCGAAGCGTGCGAAGCCGTTCATTCAGGGGATGGCGGAGGATCTCATACCCCGGTGATCAACGCCACGCCCACGACACCTCCTCTGCCGGACTTTCTCACGGCGCACCGCTTGGTCTTGGACTCCCTGCGCGGCGATTTTGGGGATGCTTATCGGAAAAAGTGGGAAACCGTCTCCGGTTTCTTGGACGGATGTCAATCCTTTACGGATCTACTTGCGGGAAGCCGTCAATTGGCGGATCTTGCGCGACATTTTCACGAATCCTTCATGGTGGAAAGGTCGCGCGTCGCCAGGTTCTTTTCCGAAATCGGACAAGATCTGGTTGAAATGGAAACCATGCTGCACGTCACGGTGCGCCACAGCCGGGAAGCCAGAGAAGCCAACGAGGCGTTCACCACCACTCTGGACGGGCAGATGCAGGAAATGCGGGATTCGGTCACCTTAACGCGAACACTGGAAGAACTCAAAAGCGTCGTGGAATTGAAGCTGGCAACCATTAAGAAGTTTCTCAAGGAAAAGCGAGAACAAGACGAAGCGCTGCACCGGGAAGCAGGGCAAAATACGGAGGCCATGCAACAGGCTCTCAAGAAAATGAAACACGAAGTCTCCACGATGCAGGAACGAACTCGCATGCTGGAACAGCAAGTCCTTCGGGATCCTTTGACGGGCATTCACAACCGCAGGGCTTTCGACACACGCTTTGAAGAAGAGTTCCACCGGTTTCAGCGCTACGGGCAGGTCTTTTCTCTGTTGGTGATCGATGTGGATCGTTTCAAGCACGTCAACGATGTCTATGGGCACACCACCGGAGACCAATGCCTCAAGGAGATCACGAGGCGGATGGCCGGGACTTTGAGAAAATCGGACTTTCTTGCTCGTTACGGTGGCGAAGAATTTGTTGTACTTCTCCCGGGAATTCCCAAGGAAAGGGCGTTGAATGTTGCAGAAAAACTGAGGAGCTGCGTGGAAAAAACTCGGTTTCTTTACCAAGGAAAGCGGATTCCTCTGACCATCAGCGTCGGAGTGGCCCAAACGCAGCCAAACGATGACGCACCCCAACGCCTCTTTGAACGCGCCGATGCGGCCCTGTACGCCGCAAAAAAGCAAGGGCGAAACCGGGTGGTCATGACCGACGGCACTTCCGACGGACAGGCTCCCTGA
- a CDS encoding protein phosphatase CheZ has product MDMMIGKEEWRDLLQLMEDAVSIITETTEPTPPWNRCAEALKTLSSTAAMLGMEGLAKAGEVLETHLEARLCGNGEATEEAAAVFQFALNALREQVRHAYRAEAVDIDPAEVVSILENAKASETATDATCEDVEEGGEAELDEAAIIDKLVGVPSCETAQDSQQMDPGLGAIEDFCQRLQGSITLESSGGSVPVAHIQLTLTPEVLHRIQRMLNPTDSLEDLRLKVPEHNEAVGTLLESIKDFMQALTEGDIEMAEQILITLSENRHPGLYKEIGGIARALHNSLRDFVRTMDPSLREMVEEKIPDSGNRLEHIIKLTESAANTTLDHVESLQKRNEQDQGRLKTIQEMLTGLQPLGENAQKKLNEAVNLVRELLQSTQKSHEDLIRILTAQDYQDLTGQIIMKIIALLEDLEAKLVQLITKFGVKVDKTQKGKEELYGPAHEKLEDALHSQSDVDALLAEFGF; this is encoded by the coding sequence ATGGATATGATGATCGGCAAAGAAGAGTGGCGTGATCTGCTGCAGCTCATGGAAGATGCGGTCAGCATCATCACAGAAACTACAGAGCCCACTCCTCCATGGAACCGCTGTGCTGAGGCCTTGAAGACTCTCAGCAGCACGGCGGCCATGTTGGGTATGGAAGGGCTGGCCAAAGCCGGTGAGGTCTTGGAAACACATCTGGAAGCAAGGCTGTGCGGCAACGGCGAAGCCACCGAGGAAGCGGCGGCGGTGTTTCAGTTTGCCCTGAACGCCTTGAGGGAACAGGTGCGCCACGCTTACCGCGCCGAAGCCGTGGACATCGATCCTGCAGAGGTGGTTTCCATCCTGGAAAACGCCAAGGCCTCTGAGACGGCTACGGACGCCACTTGCGAAGACGTGGAAGAAGGCGGCGAGGCGGAACTCGACGAGGCGGCCATCATCGACAAGTTGGTGGGAGTCCCCTCTTGTGAAACGGCCCAGGATTCACAGCAGATGGATCCGGGTCTCGGTGCCATCGAAGACTTCTGCCAACGCTTACAGGGATCCATCACCCTGGAATCCAGCGGGGGATCGGTGCCTGTGGCCCATATCCAGTTGACCCTGACGCCCGAAGTCTTGCACCGGATCCAGAGGATGCTCAATCCGACAGACAGCCTGGAGGACCTGCGCCTTAAGGTACCCGAGCATAATGAAGCCGTTGGGACCCTCCTCGAAAGCATTAAGGACTTCATGCAGGCTCTGACCGAGGGGGATATTGAGATGGCGGAACAAATATTGATTACCCTTTCCGAAAACCGCCATCCCGGTCTGTATAAGGAAATCGGGGGCATCGCACGAGCGCTTCACAATTCGCTTCGGGACTTTGTGCGCACCATGGATCCGTCCCTTCGAGAAATGGTGGAAGAAAAGATTCCCGATTCTGGCAATCGGCTGGAACACATCATCAAGCTTACGGAATCGGCGGCCAACACGACCCTGGACCACGTGGAATCCTTGCAAAAAAGAAACGAACAGGATCAAGGGCGGCTGAAAACCATCCAAGAGATGCTCACAGGGCTCCAGCCCCTCGGCGAAAATGCTCAAAAGAAATTGAATGAGGCGGTGAACCTGGTGCGTGAACTGTTGCAGTCCACGCAAAAAAGCCATGAGGACTTGATCCGCATCTTAACCGCCCAAGACTACCAGGATCTAACGGGCCAAATCATCATGAAGATCATAGCCCTTTTGGAGGACTTGGAAGCCAAACTGGTGCAGCTCATAACCAAGTTTGGCGTGAAGGTGGACAAAACACAAAAGGGCAAAGAAGAACTCTACGGCCCCGCACACGAAAAATTGGAAGATGCGCTCCACTCCCAAAGCGACGTGGACGCCCTTCTCGCCGAATTTGGCTTCTAG
- a CDS encoding chemotaxis protein CheA: MTVESASSETLKTLVRRLADGVVAGPDDLMGIGECLNVIETIENHEDTPQVWKHDLEMVKRLFRGIILEESADPESDWHKIQAALKNFTGNGPDFSTENNTAAEEPPADASLGTAALENDSDEVGEHTPPKEHVPLEDAELIKDFIEEAKEHLASIELNIMSLEADPSDKEAINAVFRPFHSIKGVAGFLNLQAIHQLSHEVENILDEARSGAIEVTDAVIDVVLRAVDILKVLLKELEAALGDSEASLSSELVASFLKSLRNFDPQQPVGSQRSAEPPKVGEILVQKGLVEPVEVEKAAEAAKERGMKIGEVLVDEGNLSPQEVATALREQRHFKESTASVRVDTAKLDNLVDMVGELVIAQSMVLQNPEVQSIKDQKFQKDSVQLRRITAELQRISMSLRMVPIKSTFQKLIRLVRDLSKKSGKDVRLEMHGEDTEIDRNMVEEIYEPLVHMIRNAIDHGLETPEERKAMGKDPCGTIYLSAEQKGGNIIIELRDDGRGLNAAKIRAKAVERGLIGPDDNLEERALFELIFHPGFSTKDEITDVSGRGVGMDVVRRSVEDLRGKLEVSSVQGQGTRFELKLPLTMAIIDGMVISVGPERYVVPTVALRESLRPSRESYMTVHGSGEMIKVRHQLMPLIRLHDMLGVEPRFRNPWEGLILVVSEDQKSYCLLADEIIGRQEVVIKSLGAGLRHVRGLSGGAILGDGKVALILDVKGIVSGYEEGGQHGYDDRQRRVA; encoded by the coding sequence ATGACCGTGGAAAGTGCGTCTTCGGAAACCCTAAAGACCTTGGTGCGGCGCCTTGCGGACGGCGTCGTGGCGGGACCGGATGACTTGATGGGCATTGGAGAATGTCTCAATGTGATTGAAACCATTGAGAACCATGAGGACACGCCACAGGTCTGGAAACACGACCTTGAGATGGTCAAACGGCTCTTTCGAGGCATCATCCTCGAGGAATCGGCGGACCCCGAGTCGGATTGGCACAAGATTCAGGCCGCTCTGAAGAATTTTACAGGCAATGGTCCGGACTTTTCCACCGAAAACAACACGGCGGCGGAAGAACCTCCAGCCGACGCCTCGCTAGGCACCGCGGCCCTCGAGAATGATTCCGACGAGGTTGGCGAACACACACCGCCAAAGGAACACGTTCCACTGGAGGACGCGGAGCTTATCAAGGATTTTATTGAAGAAGCGAAGGAACATCTCGCTTCCATCGAGCTCAACATCATGTCCTTGGAGGCGGACCCTTCCGACAAAGAAGCCATTAACGCCGTGTTTCGCCCCTTTCACAGTATCAAAGGCGTGGCCGGTTTTCTCAATCTGCAGGCCATCCATCAATTGAGCCACGAAGTGGAAAATATTTTGGATGAGGCGCGCTCGGGGGCCATCGAGGTGACCGACGCGGTCATCGATGTGGTGTTGCGTGCCGTGGACATACTTAAGGTGCTGCTCAAGGAACTGGAAGCAGCTCTGGGGGACAGCGAAGCGTCGCTGTCTTCCGAACTTGTGGCGAGCTTTCTCAAGAGCCTGAGAAACTTCGATCCGCAGCAGCCCGTGGGGAGCCAAAGGTCTGCGGAACCTCCCAAAGTGGGGGAGATTCTCGTCCAAAAAGGCCTTGTGGAACCTGTGGAGGTCGAAAAGGCTGCGGAAGCGGCCAAGGAAAGGGGCATGAAAATCGGCGAGGTGCTCGTGGACGAAGGAAACCTGAGCCCTCAGGAGGTGGCCACGGCCCTTCGAGAACAGCGCCATTTCAAAGAGAGCACCGCTTCGGTTCGCGTGGACACGGCCAAACTGGATAACTTGGTGGACATGGTGGGCGAATTGGTTATCGCCCAATCCATGGTGCTGCAAAACCCGGAGGTGCAGTCCATCAAGGACCAGAAGTTTCAGAAGGATTCCGTGCAACTGAGGCGTATCACGGCGGAACTGCAGCGCATTTCCATGTCCCTGCGCATGGTGCCCATCAAAAGCACCTTTCAAAAGCTCATTCGCCTGGTGCGGGATCTGTCCAAAAAGTCCGGAAAGGATGTGCGCTTGGAAATGCACGGGGAAGACACGGAAATAGATCGCAACATGGTGGAAGAGATCTATGAACCGCTGGTTCACATGATCCGCAACGCCATCGACCACGGTCTGGAAACGCCGGAAGAACGAAAGGCCATGGGCAAGGACCCCTGTGGTACCATTTACCTCAGTGCCGAGCAAAAGGGCGGCAATATTATCATTGAACTGCGCGATGACGGCCGAGGGTTGAACGCAGCCAAGATCCGCGCCAAAGCCGTGGAACGCGGCCTCATTGGACCGGACGACAACTTGGAAGAACGGGCCCTGTTTGAGCTGATCTTTCATCCGGGTTTTTCCACCAAAGACGAAATTACGGATGTGTCCGGCCGAGGCGTGGGCATGGATGTGGTGCGCCGCAGCGTCGAAGACCTGCGGGGCAAACTGGAAGTAAGCAGTGTGCAGGGTCAGGGTACCCGCTTTGAACTGAAACTGCCTCTTACCATGGCCATCATCGACGGCATGGTGATTAGCGTAGGACCGGAGCGTTATGTGGTTCCCACGGTCGCCTTGCGGGAATCCCTGAGGCCGTCTCGAGAATCCTACATGACCGTGCACGGATCCGGGGAAATGATCAAGGTGCGCCATCAGCTCATGCCACTCATTCGGCTTCACGACATGCTGGGCGTGGAGCCGAGGTTTCGCAACCCCTGGGAGGGCTTGATTCTTGTGGTCAGTGAAGACCAGAAGTCATATTGCCTGTTGGCGGATGAGATCATCGGACGTCAAGAGGTGGTCATCAAAAGTCTCGGGGCGGGACTGCGGCATGTGCGAGGGCTTTCCGGCGGGGCCATTCTTGGAGATGGTAAAGTGGCCTTGATCTTGGATGTGAAGGGCATTGTCAGCGGTTACGAAGAAGGTGGACAGCATGGATATGATGATCGGCAAAGAAGAGTGGCGTGA
- a CDS encoding response regulator has protein sequence MKVLVVDDFATMRRIVKNILRELDFKDIVEAENGAAAVKILESQEIDLIVSDWNMPKMNGLELLKWVRANEKTKDLPFLMVTAEAQKENVVEAVKAKVSNYIVKPFTAAVMAEKLAKILPQN, from the coding sequence ATGAAAGTTTTGGTTGTGGATGACTTCGCCACCATGCGTCGCATCGTCAAAAATATTCTTCGGGAGCTGGATTTTAAAGACATTGTTGAGGCAGAAAACGGTGCGGCAGCGGTCAAGATTCTCGAATCCCAAGAGATCGATCTCATCGTCTCCGACTGGAACATGCCTAAGATGAACGGCCTTGAACTGCTCAAGTGGGTTCGAGCGAATGAAAAGACCAAAGACCTACCCTTTCTCATGGTCACGGCGGAAGCGCAGAAGGAAAACGTGGTGGAAGCCGTGAAGGCTAAAGTGAGCAACTACATCGTCAAACCGTTCACGGCAGCCGTCATGGCGGAAAAACTGGCAAAAATTCTTCCTCAAAACTAA
- a CDS encoding protein-glutamate methylesterase/protein-glutamine glutaminase, which produces MEPIRVLIVDDSAIVRKIFTQELSKYADIHVVGTAPDPYVARDKIARLSPDVITLDVEMPRMDGLTFLRKLMKYHPTPTIIVSSLTPKNSEMALEALESGAVEVLAKPGGSYSVGDMSVQLVEKIRAAARARSYVARRRQERRDEETRRVRPGAVALSQTTHKVIAMGASTGGTEALKAVLMEMPPNSPGIVIVQHMPPKFTTAFAKRLDGCCAIQVKEAQNGDSVRPGLALIAPGNEHMVLKRSGARYYVEVKDGPMVCHQRPSVDVLFHSVARYAGANAVGVIMTGMGRDGAKGLLQMRQSGARTIAQDESSCVVFGMPKEAIRLGAAETVVPLDAIPVAIFKALEDRGALAQSAAS; this is translated from the coding sequence ATGGAACCGATACGCGTTCTGATCGTTGACGACTCGGCCATTGTTCGAAAGATTTTTACGCAGGAACTGAGCAAGTATGCAGACATCCACGTGGTGGGCACCGCCCCGGACCCCTACGTGGCCCGGGATAAGATTGCGCGGCTCAGTCCCGATGTCATCACCTTGGATGTGGAAATGCCGCGCATGGACGGCCTAACCTTTTTACGAAAACTGATGAAATACCATCCGACGCCGACCATCATTGTCAGTTCCCTGACCCCCAAGAACAGCGAAATGGCCCTGGAAGCTTTGGAAAGTGGAGCGGTGGAGGTCTTGGCCAAGCCCGGAGGGTCCTATTCGGTCGGGGACATGAGCGTGCAGCTTGTGGAGAAAATTCGGGCGGCGGCCAGGGCTCGAAGCTATGTGGCCAGGCGCCGGCAGGAACGTCGGGATGAAGAGACACGTCGGGTTCGCCCCGGTGCCGTGGCGCTCTCCCAGACCACGCATAAGGTCATCGCCATGGGCGCATCCACGGGCGGCACGGAAGCCTTGAAAGCCGTGCTCATGGAAATGCCACCCAACAGCCCTGGCATCGTCATTGTGCAGCACATGCCGCCCAAGTTCACCACGGCTTTTGCCAAGCGTCTTGATGGGTGTTGTGCTATTCAAGTCAAGGAAGCGCAGAACGGGGATTCAGTCCGCCCCGGCTTGGCGCTTATTGCCCCGGGCAATGAACACATGGTGCTCAAAAGAAGCGGGGCGCGCTATTATGTGGAAGTGAAAGACGGCCCTATGGTCTGTCATCAGAGGCCGTCAGTGGATGTGCTTTTCCATTCTGTGGCCCGTTATGCCGGGGCCAATGCCGTGGGCGTCATCATGACGGGCATGGGGCGTGACGGCGCCAAAGGCCTTTTGCAAATGCGCCAAAGCGGTGCCCGAACCATCGCTCAGGACGAATCGAGCTGCGTGGTGTTCGGCATGCCCAAGGAAGCCATTCGACTGGGGGCCGCGGAAACGGTGGTGCCTCTGGACGCCATCCCCGTGGCCATCTTTAAGGCTTTGGAAGACAGAGGGGCATTGGCTCAGAGCGCGGCTTCTTAG
- a CDS encoding chemotaxis protein CheX, translated as MKAAISEVLETMYFTDVGFQGEPSEEVFEGWEVSIEMSPVAQGPPTSLTLSFVDGFARELAANMLGVDSENLNDDEVRDAMQELANMVAGSCVVLLGPENWRLGLPSAQKKQGKASHPSSALTMVFEGSFVGQASCRQG; from the coding sequence ATGAAGGCTGCGATTTCTGAAGTCTTAGAAACCATGTACTTTACGGACGTGGGTTTTCAGGGTGAACCTTCCGAAGAGGTTTTTGAAGGTTGGGAGGTGTCCATTGAAATGAGCCCCGTGGCGCAAGGGCCTCCTACGAGCCTGACCCTGAGCTTTGTGGACGGGTTTGCTCGGGAACTGGCGGCCAACATGCTGGGCGTGGATTCCGAAAACCTGAACGATGACGAGGTGCGCGATGCCATGCAGGAATTGGCCAACATGGTGGCTGGTAGCTGTGTGGTGCTTCTTGGTCCGGAGAACTGGCGGTTAGGCCTTCCCTCGGCCCAAAAAAAACAGGGCAAAGCGTCCCATCCCAGCAGTGCTCTGACCATGGTTTTTGAGGGATCCTTTGTGGGCCAAGCTTCCTGCAGACAAGGATGA
- a CDS encoding response regulator yields MAYNVMIVDDSKSMRHVIKKVLKISGLDIGEIIEASNGQEALDQLQDHWVDLILSDIHMPVMDGIEFLRHLGTLADLQDVPVVLVTTERNEKRLNEAMALGARAYLSKPFQPEEFRALVIQLLGVHDGWELAESDEGCDF; encoded by the coding sequence ATGGCTTACAACGTCATGATCGTCGACGATTCCAAGTCCATGCGGCATGTGATCAAAAAAGTACTCAAAATCAGTGGATTGGACATCGGGGAAATCATCGAGGCCAGCAATGGTCAGGAAGCATTGGACCAGTTACAAGACCATTGGGTGGATCTCATTTTGAGCGACATTCACATGCCGGTGATGGATGGCATTGAGTTTCTGCGCCATCTAGGAACCCTAGCAGATCTACAGGATGTTCCGGTGGTGTTGGTGACAACGGAGCGCAATGAGAAGCGGCTTAATGAGGCCATGGCTTTGGGGGCTCGGGCTTACCTTTCCAAGCCCTTTCAGCCAGAAGAGTTTCGAGCCTTGGTGATCCAACTTTTAGGGGTGCACGATGGATGGGAACTGGCGGAAAGTGATGAAGGCTGCGATTTCTGA
- a CDS encoding chemotaxis protein CheD encodes MNRVIVGVADMAVSRDPNDVIITYSLGSCIAVVLYDPKVGVGGMLHYMLPESSTDPVKAKSKPAMFADTGVPMLFKETYKYGATKRSLIVKVVGGAQILDEDGVFNIGKRNYMMLRKIFWKNNVLIAAEHVGGNVNRTVRLEMGTGRVLLKVSGLGEFEL; translated from the coding sequence ATGAACCGTGTGATTGTCGGTGTAGCAGATATGGCCGTAAGTCGTGATCCAAACGATGTGATCATCACCTATTCCTTGGGATCGTGCATTGCGGTGGTCCTCTATGACCCCAAAGTGGGTGTGGGCGGCATGCTTCACTACATGCTTCCCGAATCCAGCACCGATCCCGTCAAGGCGAAGTCCAAACCGGCCATGTTTGCGGATACGGGTGTTCCCATGCTTTTCAAGGAAACTTACAAGTACGGTGCCACCAAGAGAAGTTTGATTGTTAAGGTGGTAGGGGGAGCTCAGATTTTGGATGAAGACGGCGTTTTTAACATCGGAAAACGCAACTACATGATGCTTCGCAAGATCTTTTGGAAGAACAATGTGCTGATTGCCGCCGAGCATGTGGGGGGCAACGTGAATCGAACCGTGCGTTTGGAAATGGGTACAGGCCGAGTGCTTCTCAAAGTGTCGGGGCTCGGAGAATTTGAACTATAA
- a CDS encoding CheR family methyltransferase, with amino-acid sequence MQRLTQSLFQKFSTLVYQEAGIHLHDGKKSLLEARLAKRLRATGIATPRQYLDFILSEAGRDEYVKFFDAVSTNLTYFFREPKHFEFLEKIALPEIVERNRKNGTFRIRIWSAGCSTGEEPYSIAMTVLAFLGGGSRWDFRLLATDISTRVLQTAMAGIYEKTKLANVPAALRQRFFEPIRDGASPKSYRVCNELKEIIAFRRLNLMDPFPFSGPFDVIFCRNVMIYFDKKTQESLIQKMSAYLHEGGYFFVGHSESLTGLRHPLKYIKPAVYKKI; translated from the coding sequence ATGCAACGACTCACTCAAAGCCTTTTCCAGAAATTCAGCACCTTGGTGTACCAGGAAGCAGGAATTCATCTGCACGACGGGAAGAAGTCACTCTTGGAGGCTCGACTGGCTAAGAGGCTGCGCGCCACGGGCATTGCCACACCGCGGCAATATCTGGATTTTATTCTCTCGGAAGCGGGCCGTGACGAATACGTCAAATTCTTTGACGCCGTGTCCACCAACCTCACCTACTTTTTTCGAGAACCCAAGCACTTTGAATTTCTCGAAAAGATAGCTCTGCCGGAAATTGTGGAAAGAAACCGAAAAAACGGCACTTTTCGGATTCGGATCTGGAGCGCCGGGTGTTCGACGGGCGAGGAGCCGTACAGCATCGCCATGACCGTGCTAGCCTTCCTGGGGGGGGGATCACGATGGGATTTTCGGCTTTTGGCCACCGACATTTCCACCCGTGTCTTGCAGACCGCGATGGCGGGCATATATGAAAAAACCAAGTTGGCCAATGTGCCGGCGGCCTTGCGACAGCGTTTCTTTGAACCCATCCGGGACGGGGCTTCGCCAAAGAGCTATCGGGTGTGCAACGAGTTGAAAGAGATCATTGCCTTTCGACGGCTTAACCTTATGGATCCCTTTCCCTTTTCCGGGCCCTTTGATGTGATCTTTTGCCGCAATGTGATGATTTATTTCGATAAAAAAACCCAGGAGAGTCTTATCCAAAAGATGTCGGCTTATTTGCACGAGGGGGGATATTTTTTTGTTGGACATTCAGAAAGTTTAACGGGTTTGCGTCACCCTTTAAAGTACATCAAACCTGCTGTGTACAAAAAGATCTAA
- a CDS encoding sensor histidine kinase: protein MGPLKTAAGTECPVDALAELDRPAHMGRLLRGLIHNINGPLQNISMLLELMDRHHAKIDSHLLVHTGPLAEALRPLCDAQKGRIQRTLDQVRLFSEMLKDFMVIHEIEVNESEVEVNLILEKLQCIYRADLFCKHHVTMEMRPAPKVPLLRIRGRHLVPALEHLMENALLSMRASTEKILILSTEVTEHHVVIRFEDTGCGLPQDRGPEELFEPFVTGWPDEVRKADKIFSHLGLGLTLASRLLRPYGATVSLMPRETGGTMAQVFLPR, encoded by the coding sequence ATGGGGCCGCTCAAAACTGCTGCTGGAACCGAATGTCCTGTGGATGCGTTGGCCGAACTGGACCGCCCGGCGCACATGGGACGTCTGCTGCGCGGCTTGATTCACAATATTAACGGTCCGCTGCAAAACATTTCCATGCTGTTGGAACTCATGGACCGCCATCACGCCAAAATCGACTCACACCTGTTGGTTCACACCGGTCCCCTTGCGGAAGCTCTTCGGCCCTTGTGCGATGCGCAAAAAGGAAGAATCCAGAGGACCCTTGACCAGGTGCGCCTTTTTTCTGAAATGCTTAAGGATTTCATGGTCATTCACGAGATCGAAGTCAATGAATCGGAAGTGGAAGTGAATCTCATTCTGGAAAAGCTGCAGTGCATTTATCGGGCGGATCTTTTTTGCAAACACCACGTGACGATGGAGATGCGGCCTGCACCCAAGGTCCCGTTGCTGCGCATTCGAGGCAGGCATTTGGTGCCGGCCTTGGAACATCTTATGGAAAACGCCCTGCTGTCCATGAGAGCATCCACGGAAAAGATTTTGATCTTATCGACCGAGGTGACCGAACACCACGTGGTGATCCGCTTCGAGGACACCGGCTGCGGGCTGCCTCAAGATCGAGGCCCGGAAGAACTGTTTGAGCCCTTTGTGACGGGATGGCCCGACGAGGTGCGCAAAGCGGATAAAATCTTTTCACACCTCGGCCTCGGCCTAACCCTAGCTTCCAGGCTTCTTCGGCCCTACGGTGCCACGGTGTCTCTGATGCCCCGCGAAACAGGTGGCACGATGGCCCAAGTTTTCCTTCCCAGATAG
- a CDS encoding PilZ domain-containing protein, with protein sequence MNNREYLRVRIPELTVLYNELPPGSSPPFFLGFGEHKEPAIDREGIVDDPVVSAILESLGKLESKVDRILGYLERQGARKPAYAYQGQVVDISGGGLSFATLSLHPVGAHLELCLMPQVGDPRPIYAVGKICWVEPSSEKSNLKANHVGVRFVEIDEVDRQAIIRLVFHMQRKEKEHRGSEAASKDRVKDTGPLHADPCHKDGVIKE encoded by the coding sequence ATGAACAACAGAGAGTACTTGCGGGTACGCATTCCTGAGTTGACCGTGTTGTATAACGAGCTGCCGCCGGGCTCGAGCCCTCCCTTCTTTCTTGGATTTGGCGAGCACAAAGAGCCTGCCATAGATAGGGAGGGGATTGTGGATGATCCCGTCGTTTCCGCCATTCTGGAATCGTTGGGCAAGCTGGAATCCAAGGTGGACCGAATTCTCGGCTATTTGGAACGCCAGGGTGCCCGCAAGCCTGCCTACGCCTATCAAGGCCAAGTGGTGGACATCAGTGGCGGTGGTCTCTCCTTTGCCACGCTCAGCCTTCATCCCGTGGGAGCCCACCTGGAACTGTGCCTGATGCCTCAAGTGGGCGACCCTCGTCCCATTTACGCCGTGGGTAAAATCTGTTGGGTGGAGCCTTCTTCGGAAAAATCGAATCTGAAGGCCAACCATGTGGGCGTTCGGTTTGTGGAAATCGATGAAGTGGACCGCCAGGCCATTATTCGCCTGGTGTTTCACATGCAAAGAAAAGAAAAGGAACATCGGGGTTCGGAAGCGGCGTCCAAGGATAGGGTGAAGGATACGGGCCCCCTCCATGCCGATCCGTGCCACAAAGACGGGGTCATCAAGGAATAG